aattagtttttcaCAGCCTCTGCAACTTGACGGACCCAAGTCCATGTCAACTAAGTACCCACCGGGATGCCAGATGCTAGTGCATCTTGCAGTTGCCATCGCAGTTAACCACCGACCACACCCAGTCCACGTAGTTTGGCACCTTGGCATAGATGCCAAACTTGTTTCGCTGGGCGCATCCATCGCCGAATGAGGTGATCCCAAATATGGTCCACGGATGGTTGGGCTTCGTGGTGTCTCGACACAAGAGCGGTCCTCCCGAGTCTCCGGCACACGTGTCGATGTGCCCCTTCTGATGTCCGGCACAGAACATGttctaaaacaaaaagttatcAAGTATTCCGTAACTAAATCTTTATGCGTAAGGCAATACCTTAGTGATAGTGTAATCGTAGTAGACCTTGCGGCAATTCTGCATCGGTATGATGGGCACGGTGGCCTTGTGGAGCACACTGGTGCCCGTGGCATCCCGATTGCGACGCTTTCCCCAGCCAATTATGGTGCAGTCCACGTTTTTGGGCAGCGCCTGGAAGGGCTGCGGCAAACAGGAGTATCCAATCCAAGTGGTGGCATTAACCACCTTGGGTAACCTGTGAAATAGGTTCATTTTCAATGAGATATTAATACTATACTATGAACTCCAAACCCACCTTAGCAGTGCCACATCGCTATCCACCGTACGCTTGTCAAAGTTGGGATGCGTGTAGCTCTTCATCACCCTGAGCTGTATCTCCGTGCCATCTTCATAGTTGAGATTGTGTTCACCTAAAACACCCAAAGGGATGTAACTTTCGAAATCCGTAAGTCATAATATAGAACCCACCTATGCGAACAAATAGAACCTTCCGCACACAATGAGCGGCGGTGAGCACCCAACGAGGAGCAATGAGGGTGCCCCCACAGAAGGCTTCCTTGAAGCGATTCAGGATGGCCACCTGCCACGGCCACTCACCCTTGCGCGCCGCCCGTCCTCCGATGATCTTCAGCATGTTGGACATGCTCCTCCGTCCCGTTCCGCTGCGAACAATGCCGCAGCTCAGTTTCAGGGGAGTGTACTCCGGTCCTCGGTAACCCTTTCCCGTCATTATGTAGTTGAGGTCATTCATGGACCTTTCCGGCTGCTCCGATTGCATCCTTCGCATCGCATTGGCTGGTGACCCCGGTCCCGGTCTCGTCTCGAAGGCTGGGGTCTTCTGGAACTGCGTCTGCAGCCACTGCTGGCAGAAGCTGCCCTCCGTGTAGCAGTAGGCGATCTCCCGGAGAACTTCCCGGCCACACTGATCGATGATGCGGCATTTCCTGGAGatgttaaacatttattattgaCCTTATTGTGTGAAGAACGATCTTAAATTGTCATTGTTTATCGGTTGGGCCGGTTTTTAAGACATTTCTTTGATCTCTATATCTTTTTGTGTTCTGggataatatacatatgcacaaGTACTGTGTAAATATCATCATTATATCATAAAATCATCAAAGTAAATTAACTTACTTGTATCTCCTTGTCGTACATTTTGGTGAACATTTGGTCCACCTGCTCCACTTGGAGTAGACCCTGCGTCGCCTCAGAGCAATTCCATCCTTGGCTGGTTGCACCCAGCTGATGTTGCGGAATTCCCCCTCCGATTCCCCGGAATCCTCGTACATTGTGTCTGGCATATCGAAGTCCTCGTACTGGAAAACATCACCCTCCACACTGGTATCGTCGCCCAAGTGTTTGTGTCTCAGTGACTTTCTCTCG
This genomic interval from Drosophila teissieri strain GT53w chromosome 3L, Prin_Dtei_1.1, whole genome shotgun sequence contains the following:
- the LOC122615685 gene encoding uncharacterized protein LOC122615685, coding for MKVVCLVFEFLTVVQLLVEAQSGYVQEAKREIWDAMAHHSRHQHHHGSSHWVDGRRVHRMRLPHPQRWSGRRRSLHHHHQPFSRWSQWSPCDEECVRRRERYCKVKRKCGHTKHVEQSKCSHCHPAPAIKWQTPVILDDSHIRERNPPLPQPQPQPQPQPPPPPSIIINAAAAASSGPTVDYRHTEYKPPPNYAPLYPSTHPPIYAPTYPAAQPPTHPPTYPPTHPQTPPTNPKEVVRHLPKYPGQDIFSDEDVEDEPEPEADEDLISSDEQGDFFVLKHHRHRRRKNQGRPSHRKPPKEEDYDDEDFVDFGERKSLRHKHLGDDTSVEGDVFQYEDFDMPDTMYEDSGESEGEFRNISWVQPAKDGIALRRRRVYSKWSRWTKCSPKCTTRRYKKCRIIDQCGREVLREIAYCYTEGSFCQQWLQTQFQKTPAFETRPGPGSPANAMRRMQSEQPERSMNDLNYIMTGKGYRGPEYTPLKLSCGIVRSGTGRRSMSNMLKIIGGRAARKGEWPWQVAILNRFKEAFCGGTLIAPRWVLTAAHCVRKVLFVRIGEHNLNYEDGTEIQLRVMKSYTHPNFDKRTVDSDVALLRLPKVVNATTWIGYSCLPQPFQALPKNVDCTIIGWGKRRNRDATGTSVLHKATVPIIPMQNCRKVYYDYTITKNMFCAGHQKGHIDTCAGDSGGPLLCRDTTKPNHPWTIFGITSFGDGCAQRNKFGIYAKVPNYVDWVWSVVNCDGNCKMH